The following proteins come from a genomic window of Candidatus Desulfatibia profunda:
- a CDS encoding site-specific DNA-methyltransferase: protein MKAKHRIYFKNCTQMDEIEDNSVDLTVTSPPYPMIEMWDSVFSKQNPLIEAALIKGEGLKSFELMHDILDFIWAEVYRVLKPGGFACINIGDATRTINGNFVLYPNHMRILKTALELGFSALPCILWRKQTNAPNKFMGSGMLPAGAYVTLEHEYILILRKGPKREFKKEEEKKIRRESAFFWEERNSWFSDVWFDVKGTPQALNDKDVRKRSAAYPFEVVYRLINMYSAKGDTVLDPFLGTGTTTAAAIASGRNSIGYEIDSTLENVIDRIKDAVVDSSKQFIRRRLARHMEFVVERLTTKGGFKYENEHYGFPVMTAQEKELIFNDPLNITQAETGVFEVEYSDRPQPEFCKNWSKELKQKDLGLITEQIYYSSPDKNSTQMKLF from the coding sequence ATGAAGGCAAAACACAGAATATATTTTAAAAATTGTACACAAATGGATGAAATCGAAGATAATTCTGTGGATTTAACTGTAACTTCACCCCCTTATCCCATGATTGAAATGTGGGATAGCGTGTTTTCAAAGCAGAATCCACTTATAGAGGCAGCCTTGATAAAAGGAGAAGGTCTCAAATCTTTTGAATTAATGCATGATATTTTAGACTTTATATGGGCTGAAGTTTATCGTGTTTTAAAGCCCGGGGGCTTTGCCTGTATCAATATCGGTGATGCGACCCGAACCATTAACGGCAATTTCGTTTTGTATCCGAACCACATGAGGATTTTGAAAACCGCGCTGGAACTTGGTTTCTCGGCGCTTCCGTGCATCCTGTGGAGAAAACAAACCAATGCGCCCAACAAGTTCATGGGATCAGGCATGCTTCCGGCCGGAGCATACGTAACCTTGGAACACGAATATATTTTAATTTTGAGAAAAGGTCCCAAAAGGGAGTTCAAAAAAGAGGAAGAAAAAAAAATAAGGCGAGAAAGTGCCTTTTTCTGGGAGGAACGCAATAGCTGGTTTTCGGACGTGTGGTTTGATGTCAAGGGAACCCCGCAAGCCCTCAACGACAAAGATGTCCGGAAAAGAAGTGCCGCCTATCCCTTTGAGGTCGTGTATCGATTGATCAACATGTATTCGGCCAAAGGCGATACTGTTCTTGATCCTTTTTTAGGAACAGGAACAACGACTGCCGCCGCAATTGCCTCAGGCAGAAACAGCATTGGATACGAAATAGACTCGACACTGGAAAATGTTATCGACCGGATCAAGGATGCTGTTGTTGACTCGTCCAAACAATTCATTCGGAGACGGCTTGCCAGACACATGGAGTTTGTCGTTGAACGGTTAACAACCAAGGGCGGATTCAAATACGAAAATGAACATTACGGCTTTCCGGTAATGACCGCACAAGAAAAAGAATTGATATTTAATGACCCTTTGAATATCACGCAAGCAGAAACCGGCGTGTTTGAAGTCGAGTATTCAGACAGGCCCCAGCCGGAATTCTGTAAAAATTGGTCAAAAGAATTGAAGCAGAAAGATTTAGGCCTGATCACAGAGCAAATTTATTATTCAAGCCCTGATAAAAACTCAACCCAGATGAAACTTTTTTAA